Proteins from a genomic interval of Arachis hypogaea cultivar Tifrunner chromosome 10, arahy.Tifrunner.gnm2.J5K5, whole genome shotgun sequence:
- the LOC112717756 gene encoding uncharacterized protein, whose product MSGAGRGRVQDKPAPTRPGVHIYIYNFLAIRVSRLRFSPTVTELPVSHSPSPNPHCLFRASFKVQAACRSSSAPPLSPTFSALPPASKSGTRRATPVPPLHRNQASSGSSSTPPLSPTCSCMEFMAQCNSRKARESNPACQVEVKRRTDEHPPQITVTFVNGVEQAFDATSTPAQSIRTMILEKGQTLETEQMFREAGESWPVIIPKEELSQPTPGVNPRKAEEKKQ is encoded by the coding sequence ATGAGCGGGGCAGGGCGGGGTCGGGTTCAGgataaacccgcccctacccgccccggagtacatatatatatatataactttttagCAATTAGGGTTAGTAGGTTAAGGTTCTCACCCACCGTCACTGAACTCCCAGTCTCCCACTCTCCCAGTCCCAACCCTCATTGTCTCTTCCGCGCCTCCTTCAAGGTTCAAGCTGCATGTCGCTCCTCCTCCGCGCCGCCTCTCAGTCCCACATTCTCTGCGCTCCCTCCGGCCTCCAAGTCGGGCACTAGACGAGCCACCCCCGTGCCTCCTCTGCATCGTAATCAAGCCTCGTCTGGCTCCTCCTCCACGCCGCCTCTCAGTCCCACATGCTCGTGTATGGAGTTCATGGCACAGTGCAACTCACGCAAGGCGAGGGAATCAAACCCTGCGTGCCAGGTGGAGGTGAAGCGCCGAACCGATGAACACCCACCGCAGATCACGGTGACCTTCGTGAACGGCGTCGAGCAAGCCTTCGATGCGACCTCAACCCCTGCACAGAGCATAAGGACCATGATTCTTGAAAAAGGCCAAACCCTAGAGACCGAGCAGATGTTCCGAGAAGCTGGTGAGTCATGGCCCGTCATCATTCCCAAAGAAGAGCTATCTCAGCCCACACCTGGCGTCAAT